The Porites lutea chromosome 11, jaPorLute2.1, whole genome shotgun sequence genome includes a region encoding these proteins:
- the LOC140952270 gene encoding uncharacterized protein, with product MTVELDFRTAGYLWSFWLKEEHRSDCQLTGETLLTILGLLTGPRIENLVTCEALSLLSSSLNRLRSSEIINKCAPLLFGEKRTDNKWFSLPPAGERKQAVNVIYVNGKGRRDRIYATQYGVDNFPYSLRNANCEIFFHATNQNSAEKITNEGIDVEIGEEKKDFSDGGGFYLARDLNDVLGVRWARVRRPCCAVLVFKVEKTKLRDERNGLFLSGESVPKWEEVVRNFRLGSHDRSLRKQLKPYDFLEGAISGEGQSYNNPVPNPGSYQLCVRTDVCAHLFNRSLHSAMFFEPEQ from the coding sequence ATGACTGTTGAACTGGATTTTCGCACTGCTGGCTACTTATGGAGTTTTTGGTTGAAGGAGGAACATAGAAGTGATTGTCAACTAACAGGAGAGACTCTGCTAACAATTCTGGGATTGTTAACAGGACCTAGGATCGAAAACTTGGTGACTTGTGAAGCGCTCAGCCTATTAAGCTCAAGCCTAAATAGACTTCGAAGCAGTGAAATCATAAACAAGTGTGCTCCTCTTCTGTTTGGAGAGAAAAGAACTGACAATAAATGGTTCTCTCTTCCTCCTGCGGGCGAAAGAAAACAGGCTGTCAATGTAATTTATGTCAATGGAAAGGGCAGGCGTGACAGGATTTACGCTACTCAGTATGGCGTTGACAATTTCCCCTATTCACTGCGAAATGCTAACTGTGAAATTTTCTTCCATGCGACAAACCAAAACAGCgctgaaaaaataacaaatgaagGTATCGACGTGGAAATAGGAGAGGAAAAGAAGGACTTCAGTGATGGCGGTGGGTTTTATCTCGCTAGAGACTTAAATGACGTTTTAGGCGTGCGGTGGGCGCGAGTTAGACGTCCTTGTTGTGCTGTTCTGGTATTTAAAGTGGAAAAGACCAAATTGAGAGATGAAAGAAATGGTCTGTTTCTGAGTGGCGAGAGCGTGCCGAAATGGGAGGAGGTGGTCCGGAATTTTCGTCTTGGATCGCATGATCGTTCATTAAGAAAACAATTGAAGCCTTACGATTTCCTTGAAGGCGCTATTTCTGGCGAGGGCCAAAGCTACAACAATCCCGTTCCTAACCCTGGCTCGTACCAGCTTTGTGTGAGAACCGATGTTTGTGCTCATCTTTTTAATCGGAGTCTCCACTCGGCAATGTTCTTCGAACCTGAGCAGTAA
- the LOC140951505 gene encoding isocitrate lyase-like, protein MFSKQQRYEGIKRNYSQADVERLRGSLKIEHTLARRGSIKLWNYLTRGGNSYINALGALTGGQAVQMAKAGLKAIYLSGWQVAGDNNLAAQTYPDQSLYPANSAPKLVERINNAFIRADQISHMEGSERHIDYFLPIVADCEAGFGGPLNAFELTKSMIAAGASAVHFEDQLASEKKCGHMGGKVLVPTQQFIKVLNAARLAGDVLDIPIVIVGRTDANSAALVTSDVDPYDRPFLTGERTPEGFFRAKAGLDQAIARGLAYAPYCDLLWCETSKPNLEEARRFAEAIHARYPGKLLAYNCSPSFNWKANLSDAEVALFQRELGKMGYKFQFVTLAGFHSLNHAMFKLARDYRDNGMSAYTKIQEDEFAQAKNGFTAHKHQREVGTGYFDRVSLAISGGTSSTTALKGSTEEEQFTQKTSYAISKL, encoded by the exons ATGTTTTCCAAACAACAGCGATACGAAGGAATCAAGAGGAATTATAGCCAAGCAGATGTAGAGAGGTTGAGAGGCTCGCTAAAAATCGAGCACACGCTAGCGAGGCGAGGCTCGATAAAACTTTGGAACTACTTGACTCGTGGAGGAAACTCTTACATCAACGCTTTGGGAGCGCTTACCG GCGGCCAGGCAGTGCAGATGGCTAAAGCAGGTTTAAAAGCTATCTACCTTAGTGGCTGGCAAGTTGCTGGTGATAACAATTTAGCTGCACAGACCTATCCAGACCAGAGCTTGTACCCTGCTAATTCAGCACCAAAACTGGTGGAACGCATCAACAATGCATTCATTAGGGCTGACCAGATTTCGCATATGGAAGGATCAGAGAGGCACATTGACTACTTTCTCCCTATTGTTGCTGATTGCGAAGCTGGATTTGGGGGACCACTGAATGCATTTGAATTAACAAAGTCTATG ATTGCGGCAGGAGCTTCAGCAGTGCACTTTGAAGACCAACTGGCATCAGAAAAGAAGTGTGGTCACATGGGTGGAAAGGTTCTCGTTCCTACTCAACAGTTCATTAAGGTCTTAAATGCTGCAAGACTTGCTGGCGATGTTTTGGACATTCCAATTGTTATTGTAGGACGCACAGATGCCAACTCTGCTGCACTTGTGACATCAGATGTAGACCCTTATGACAGACCATTCCTGACAGGGGAGAGAACTCCTGAAGGGTTCTTCCGTGCCAAGGCAGGGCTAGACCAAGCCATAGCTCGTGGTCTTGCCTATGCACCGTACTGTGATTTGCTGTGGTGTGAAACAAGCAAGCCAAACTTAGAAGAAGCTCGAAGATTTGCGGAGGCCATTCATGCTCGCTACCCTGGTAAATTATTGGCCTACAACTGTTCTCCCTCATTCAACTGGAAAGCTAATCTAAGCGATGCTGAGGTTGCTCTGTTTCAAAGAGAATTAGGCAAAATGGGTTATAAATTCCAGTTTGTCACTCTAGCCGGCTTTCACTCACTAAACCATGCCATGTTCAAGCTTGCACGAGATTACAGGGACAATGGCATGTCTGCCTACACGAAGATCCAAGAAGATGAGTTTGCGCAAGCCAAAAATGGTTTCACTGCTCACAAACATCAGAGAGAGGTGGGCACAGGCTATTTTGACCGGGTTTCCTTGGCAATCAGTGGTGGAACAAGCTCGACTACAGCACTGAAGGGGTCCACAGAAGAAGAGCAGTTTACACAAAAAACATCGTACGCAATTTCCAAACTGTAA
- the LOC140951645 gene encoding GPI transamidase component PIG-S-like, which produces MADCDSTDIQGEKALTEKKTKALVSLSVGLIFIFIGLPLWWNTTKVYRAPLPYDEIEQLNQFKVKYTVNLNVVLLGSQDPSILKQEIELELKKETDISAITPDYRLTVEVKNIKDAAVITKLTSSPLEDLDDYFQISFVNKESKNYSFFVLPHGTPEPDGIDAYVGKYLHCILYNNKDSKKLAAVIANIIKNVFVNEEEVNGAFSLVSKREYTKDTVESMRAQKSTTGFQVSFTLLNSDPDLVLAEWDIETAVQKYLDPFLLKFPHLDISVDSQVLHYSSIQINPRKDGESFYLPYDDLPHMINPIEAKLGSHISLYPSLNFVVYVPSQRHTPLYMRTKDGQQSSSNAFLSPQWGGIMICNLQQTAPTNSTRPQWIEVDMKPVMNTFLAQLKLLLGVKPVKLVDGVEARFPKDVGITQWEQESVMRQKTMEYLATSTITLTSLAQLLGKISNMVINDHIQQQVQQALHAVHQSVTALEHGNLTVAVLTAKTAIKSSEEAFFDPSILELLYFPDDQKYAIYIPLFLPISLPVLLSLRQAIIWYRGKDDEDRKDEKKDKQE; this is translated from the exons ATGGCCGACTGTGACAGCACAGATATCCAGGGCGAGAAAG CTCTTAcagaaaagaagacaaaggcATTGGTGTCACTAAGTGTGGGacttatttttatctttattggCCTTCCCTTATGGTGGAATACAACCAAAGTTTACAGGGCTCCCCTTCCTTATGATGAAATAGAACAGTTAAACCAGTTTAAG GTTAAGTATACAGTTAACCTTAATGTAGTACTTCTTGGATCTCAAGATCCTTCTATTTTGAAACAAGAGATTGAGCTGGAGCtcaaaaaagaaactg ATATATCTGCCATAACACCAGACTACAGACTAACAGTAGAAGTGAAGAACATAAAGGACGCTGCTGTGATTACAAAACTGACATCCAGCCCTTTGGAAG ATCTGGATGATTATTTTCAAATCAGCTTTGTAAACAAGGAAAGTAAAAATTACTCTTTCTTTGTGCTTCCCCATGGAACTCCTGAGCCAGATGGCATTGATGCATATGTTGGAAAATATCTCCACTGTATCTTGTACAACAACAAAG ATTCCAAGAAGCTTGCTGCAGTGATTGCAAACATTATCAAGAATGTTTTTGTTAATGAAGAAGAAGTCAATGGGGCATTTAGTTTAGTTTCAAAAAGGGAATACACCAAG GACACTGTGGAAAGTATGAGAGCTCAGAAGTCAACAACTG GTTTTCAGGTTTCTTTTACACTGTTGAATTCTGATCCAGATTTAGTTCTGGCAGAGTGGGATATAGAGACTGCTGTTCAAA AGTATTTAGATCCCTTCTTGCTGAAGTTTCCTCACTTGGATATCAGTGTTGATTCCCAG GTTCTTCATTATAGTAGCATTCAAATCAATCCAAGAAAAGATGGAGAATCTTTTTATCTTCCCTATGATGACTTACCTCACATGATAAATCCAATTGAGGCAAAGCTAG GCTCACATATTTCATTGTATCCAAGCttgaattttgttgtttacGTGCCTTCTCAGAGACATACACCTCTTTATATGAGAACCAAGGATG GCCAGCAAAGCAGTAGCAATGCATTCTTGAGTCCACAATGGGGTGGAATCATGATTTGCAATCTTCAACAGACTGCACCAACGAACAGTACCAGACCACAGTGGATAGAGGTTGATATGAAACCCGTTATGAACACATTCCTGGCTCAACTGAAGCTGTTACTGGGAGTTAAGCCTGTG aaacttgtAGATGGCGTTGAAGCAAGATTCCCAAAAGATGTTGGAATAACACAGTGG GAACAGGAGTCGGTGATGAGACAGAAAACAATGGAATATCTTGCCACCTCCACCATCACGCTAACATCCCTCGCCCAGCTGTTGGGAAAAATCAGTAACATGGTGATTAATGATCACATTCAACAGCAAGTTCAACAGGCGCTTCATGCAGTCCATCAG TCTGTAACAGCCCTTGAGCATGGAAATCTGACCGTAGCCGTTCTAACTGCCAAGACAGCCATCAAATCTTCGG AGGAAGCATTTTTTGACCCATCAATACTTGAGCTTTTGTATTTCCCTGACGATCAAAA GTACGCCATCTACATTCCTCTCTTTCTCCCCATCAGCCTTCCAGTTTTGTTGTCTCTTAGACAAGCAATAATTTGGTACAGAGGAAAAGACGATGAAGACAGAAAAGACGAGAAAAAAGACAAGCAAGAATAA
- the LOC140951506 gene encoding carbohydrate deacetylase-like — MADDNGSLRLLVVNADDFGYCEQRNRGIVKSFQDGIVSSASLLVNAESALEAIQLSKKCGIPLGIHLNLTEGRPIKTHYKCLTSEEGFLRGKFGFREAVKNGEIDLDEVKQEIQTQLEWFIDKVGSLPTHIDGHQHIHVIPQVCDVLAALMKKYGINWTRIPVESNLEKCDLLDEQPKSFFKSVEKDALIAKETFSRYGIRFTGHFIGLSTMGKYMVFQRLQQAFENVFMQNNLTGSKPCSSCELMVHPGYKSIMGCGGCGEGPDVFACSEERENELTTLTSPQLKEYLRTSNIRLCSFKDLW, encoded by the exons atggcagacGACAATGGTAGTTTGCGCTTGCTGGTAGTAAACGCCGACGACTTTGGGTATTGTGAGCAAAGAAACCGGGGAATAGTAAAATCATTTCAAGACGGGATAGTTTCAAGTGCTTCTTTGCTCGTGAACGCTGAAAGCGCCTTAGAAGCCATACAGTTGTCTAAGAAATGTGGGATCCCTCTTGGAATTCACCTGAATCTTACAGAGGGTCGCCCGATAAAAACGCATTACAAATGTCTTACTTCCGAAGAAGGTTTCTTGAGGGGAAAGTTTGGCTTCAGGGAAGCTGTAAAGAATGGAGAAATAGACTTGGATGAG GTTAAACAGGAAATACAGACTCAACTTGAGTGGTTCATTGACAAGGTGGGATCCTTACCAACACATATAGATGGCCATCAACACATTCATGTCATACCACAAGTGTGTGATGTTTTAGCTGCATTGATGAAAAAGTATGGAATAAATTGGACAAGAATACCTGTTGAAAGTAACCTAGAAAAATGTGATCTGTTGGATGAACAACCAAAGAGTTTCTTTAAATCTGTTGAAAAGGATGCACTAATTGCCAAGGAAACATTCTCCAGATATGGAATAAG GTTTACCGGTCATTTTATTGGACTTAGTACCATGGGAAAATACATGGTGTTTCAAAGGCTACAACAAGCTTTTGAGAATGTTTTTATGCAAAACAATCTCACGGGAAGTAAACCATGTTCTTCATGTGAGCTCATGGTGCACCCTGGGTATAAGAGTATTATGGGATGTGGTGGGTGTGGTGAGGGACCTGATGTGTTTGCCTGCTCAGAGGAAAGGGAAAATGAATTAACAACACTTACAAGTCCTCAACTCAAAGAGTACCTAAGAACTAGCAACATAAGATTGTGttcttttaaagatttatggTAA